CTCTCTGAACGAGGGAAAGCAATTTACTTCCCCAAACAGGGAATCCTCTCCCAGACTGCAGAAGCAAGAGGCAAGAAAATCAATGCTACAATCGGTACAGCCCTGGAAGACAATGGCTTTCCCATGATTCTTGAGTCACTGGATTCACTTCTGAATCTCAAACACAAGGAGGGATTTTCATACGCCCCCAGTTTCGGACGTCCTGAGATAAGGAAAATCTGGAAAGATCTGATGTACCGGAAAAATCCCTCTCTTAAAGGCAAAGAATTCAGCCTTCCGATTGTTACATGCGCTCTTACTCACGGCTTATCAATGGCCGGGTATCTTTTTGTAAATGAAAACGAAAGAGTGATCTGCCCCGATCTGTTCTGGGAAAACTACCAGTTGATTTTCAATAATGCATATCATGGTAAGATTGACTCCTATCCCACATTTGTGGATAACTGCAGGTTCAATATCGAGGGGTTGAGGAGTAAAATCCAGGAATCAGGAATTGGGAAAAAGATCGTTATACTCAATTTTCCCAACAATCCCACCGGATACACGGTAACAGTTCAGGAAGCAGAAGAGATCAGGAAGATTCTGGTTGAAGAGGCAGACAGAGGAAGTGAAATAGTTGTTTTTATCGATGATGCCTATTTCGGCTTGGTGTTTGAACAGGGAATCCTGGAAGAATCGATGTTTTCACTTCTTGCAGATGCGCATGAACGGATCCTGGCAGTAAAATTTGACGGGCCGACAAAAGAGGATTATGTCTGGGGTTTCAGAGTCGGATTCGTTACATTTGCGACAAAACTCAATTCAGATGCTTTATACTCCGCACTTGAAGAAAAAACGGCAGGAGCGATTCGGGGCAATATCTCCAATGCTTCCAATATCGCCCAGACACTTCTCCTTGCAGCATACTCCAATGCTGCTTATAATGATGAAAAAGCAAAGAAATATTCCATTCTTAAGCGCCGATATGAGAAAATCCGTCAATTGCTCTCCCTGCATCCTGAATACTATGATTATTTTTCTCCCCTTCCGTTCAATTCAGGTTATTTCATGTGCGTAAAGGTTAAATGCGGTGATGCAGAAAGAGTACGAAGGGTGTTACTTGATAAATACGACACAGGGATTGTCGCACAAAAAGATTTGATAAGAATAGCCTTTTCATCTACTCCTCTCAACTCAATCGAAATGCTGTTGGAAAATATCTATCAGGCTGCAAAGGAATGCACCCATTGAATCATGAGTGATGAAGGAAGAATTGCGGGGGTAATTTTTGATCTTGACGGTACGCTGTACCGGATGACTTGGGTAATGCGGCCCCTGCTGACAATGAAAATACTCCCCCACATTCTTCGTCTTCCCAGATTTTTAAAGATTCGTCAGCGCTTTGCCGGAAAGGAGATGGGATCCCGGGATGAGCTGCTCGATGCCATCAGCGAGATACTTGCCAGATCAGAAAAGATCCCGGCATCACAGGCAAAGAACTGGATACTTGAATCTTTTTACCCGGCGTTTATCTCGGTAATGAGTGTCTTCCGCGGTTCCCGTTCTGTAGCCACAATCCTTGAATCACTGAAAAACGCTGGAATCAAGCTTGCGGTCCTCTCAGATTATGCGCAGGTGGAGGAGCGCATGAATGGACTGGGTATCGCCCATTCTTACTTCGATCTCGTCACATCGTCTGAAACCGCCGGAGCACTGAAACCCTCTCCCAGACCGTTTCTTGACATCGCTTCAAAATGGGGGATCTCCCCTGACAAGATTCTGGTAGTAGGCGACAGGAATGATACTGACGGCGAGGCAGCCAGAGCAGCAGGAATGAAATTTTTAAAGGTCAATAACAGACCTGCAAGTGAAGGCAAGACCTGGAATGAAGCAGTTGAAGAACTGAAACTGCTCTGCTGAGTCAAGGGCCGCTATCGGGGCGGCAGGTTGAAATAGAGCCGCACAAATAACTCATAGGATTCTGCAAACTTTTTTGAACTATCTTCCCATGCATCCCTTTTTGGATTTGCCAACTCCTTCTTCTGCCATTGCTCAATCTGAAAAGCAAGCTCCTTTGCTGCAATACGCAATTTCATGATCTGACCGGGAATTAACCGCCATTTTCGTATCCTTATGTCACTCTTTTTTGATGTCACACTGTTTTCAAAAAGAGAATCTGCAATCGCTGTTACTACTGGAAGCGCTTTATAGGAACATCGGGCAGAACAGATTAGATAGTAGAAATTCTTAAGGAAATGGGGCAGATGAGCATCGAGATACAAAACACGGTCCCACCTCTCCCCCTTGAGATCCCGTTCGAGAATCGTGACGACCTCCTTCAAATCACCTGCGACCCTGTTGATCAGTTCAGCTTCAAAGGGGCTAAGCAGATATGCCTGTTGAGGTATCTCTCTAAAAGTGTGGTCCAGGCGAAGCTTCCTGTTGTCTTTAACATACCTGTCATCACCAGGTGAAATTCCCCACCCTTCATGAGAATTTTCGTATGTCACAAATACTTCGTCGATCTCTCCATTGGGTTTGATTGTAGTGGAGATAAGAGGCAGGTGCAGATCAAATTCTTTTCTTCTTTCCAGTTCCGCCCAGGTAATTGAAATTACCGCGGCAACAAAGAAAACTGGAATCAGAATTAAAATGTTCCGCTTCATCTTGAATCTTGTCTGTTCTTTGGAGATCTGTTACCGGTTCAGTGATAAGTTAATTTCCGCACAGAGCCATCTGGCTTTAATTTTACCATGCTTTTAGGAATCGAACAATAAGGGAAGGATATCAGGTCAGGAATTAAAAGCTGCATAACTCCATTGCCCCATTTTTTCATGCAGGATCTGCTCTTTTTCACAGATACGGTTTTTTGGGGAGCTGCCGGAAAAATAAAAAAGAATTAGTTCCTCAAGAAGAATTCTCAGTTCCCAGGCAGATAATCTTTCGTAAGAGGTAAGATTGGGGTTAGCAATAAGTTTCTCGATTTTCAAGGAAAAGAACCTTATCTTCTGAGAAATATCCCGGTATCTGGCCGGTTCAAAAAAAGCTGTGTTGATTCTGTTTCCTAAACCACTGATGTAAACCGGGAGCCTTTCGATAAACCCAGCCGGAACAGCATCATTAAAAAGTATTCCAATGTAATTGTTGACTGCCTCTTTAAACTCCTCACCTGACAGGATTTTACCGTATTTTCGCTCTCTCCTGGCCAGCAGCGCGGAACAGGCATTCAGTTCCGAGATGATCCTGTCAAGAAGTTCAATTGTCTTCTGTCCGGTACCGGGAATTCTGTTTTCAGCATCCTGGTACAGAATCTGAAATGTACTCTTGCTGTCGGGTAAAGGGTCCGGCAATGAGAGTATTTTACCAGTGAAGATGCGACATGCGGTATCATGCAGTTCCTCTCTGCTGCAAAGATCCTTGTATGCATAAACAAGCTGGAGCGACAGTCTGAAAGATTCCAGTTCCCAGGCAAGTTTTTCCACAAGCTTAGTCTCAAGCAGGTGTGCAATAGCTTCTGAATGAGCACTGCGGGCAAAGTATGGTGAAAAGAAAGCCTTTACAGAAATACTATGATCCTCTCTGCAGAGAGCAGGTATCATTCTGACAGGTATAAGGTTCCCTGACGGCTTTACAGGAACGGGTTTCAGAAGAAATGGCTGATTCCACACCTCCGAAAAATCCTTCTCTAATTCAGAGCAGAGTGGTCCCCAGATCCTGCTTCGCTTTCTGCATCCGGGATGTTCAATAGATGGTTTACTTAAGGGTAGACGGAATCTGGACTTAATGATGCTGTTGCTGCCTTTTACAGTCACACTGAGCCACAGATTCTCCGGAATGCGCTTCAGAACCTGTTCCGGGGAGATCTGAATACTGAATAGTTCACGAACATACATGCACACTGCATTTAGAAAAGAACCATCGGCAACACTCAGTTTTTCCATCAGCTCCCTTTTGGCATCATGCCGCAGAACACTGCGGCTTTCCAGTTTATCTCTTATCAGATCAAGAATGATTTCAACCCTTTTTTCGAGAAATGAGGGCAGCAGCCACTCCCAGTAGTAAAGAGGTACTGACTTGTAGATCTCTTCACTGATCACCACCGATGCCCCGTCATTTTCTTCACCGGGACAATAGGAGTAGGTTACAGGAACAATCTCTCCACAGAGAATCAACTGATCAGGGTAATTCTCTGAAAGGTCCGGTAACTCTTCAAGAGAGAGATCAGCGGGTTTAAATATCAGAAAGGAGTCTGATCCATGCCGGCGGATCTCCCTGTTTAGTTCCTGCAGAGTGGATACATCGGGAAGTCTTTCCTCGTAAAAAGATTCACGGTCCGATTCATCGTGGATCAGGCGCTTCCTTAGCTTGCGTTCTGCGGTGTTGATTTCCCGGAGCAAATCATGGTTCCTCTGCAGGAAACGGTACTTCAGGCCGGCCTTTTCCTTTACCAGCGATTCTTTTATGAAAATCTCAACGGCCAGTTTTTTATCAACAGAGGACAGATCGACTATACGATTGTGGACAAGTGATAAGCCTTTATATGTGACTTCCTGATATGCCTTTACAGTTCCGCTTTCAGGATCAAACCAGGGGTCATGATTTGAATAGGAACACTGATCCCTGAAAATCTCCTCGATCCATCCGGGTCTGATCACAGCCGCGATTCTTCCATAAACTCTGCTTGTTTCCACAATCTCGGCAAACAGGACCCATTGATGATTTTTCCTGAACAGGGCAGAAGATGGGAAAACACGGATCTCCCCGCTTATCCCATGATAGAGCCCCTTATCGACTCTGAACGCTATTCCATCTTTGAGTCCAGCCAGCAGGCTTTTATGGATTGCTTCGGAAGAAGCTTTCCTGTCAGGTTGATTCAGAAAGCCATGAATAGAGCGGCATAATCTTTCAAGCTGCCTGTGGGCATCATACCACTCTCTGATACGAAGCGGCATAAGATTGTAATCGGAACAGAATTTCTTCAGTAAAGATGCGGAAAGCTTTTTACCTCTGATTCTTCTTTGCAATGCAGACCAGAGATTGAGATAACTGAGGAAATCTGATTCCGGGTTGCGGAAGATACGAGCTTGCCCGTTTACACCGCATAGAGGGTCTTCAACCGACAAGGCTGATGCAATGATCAGGATCTCTTTTGCCGCTCCGTGTTTCGTTGCGTAAAGAAGTATGCGGGAGAGTCTGGGGTCGACAGGAAGGAGTGCCATTTTCTTTCCCAGCGAGGTCAACCTGTTCTTTTTGTCAATGGCACCAAGATCTCTTAACTGCTGATAGCCATCATGAATAGCCTTCATGGGTGGATGCTGCAGGAATGGAAACCTTGAGACATCATAAAACCGCAGTGCGAGCATTTTCAGAATAACACCGGAGAGATTGGCTCTGCGCAATTCAGGTGTGGTGAACGCGGACCTTGACAGGTAATCCTGTTCAGAATATAACCTGATACAGATACCATCCTGTACCCGTCCGCACCTTCCGGCCCTCTGATCCGCAGATGCCCTCGAGACCCTCTCTACCGGCATACGGCTGAAACCCGCCATCGGCTCGTATCGGAGCAGCCTTGCAAGTCCTGTATCTATTACAAAACGGATACCGGGAACAGTAATCGATGTTTCTGCGATATTGGTTGCAGCTATGATTTTACGGTTCTTTGAAGACTTGAATATTTTCTGCTGTAACTCAGGAGAGATGCGGCTGTGAAGCGGAAGCACATCACAGTTCTCCCCGGTCACCTGTCTTATCCGGTTAACAGTTTCTGTTACATCGTCAATTGTGGGGAGAAAAGCGAGGATATCTCCTTTTTCACCAGAACCTATGATCTCCTGCACAGATGAGACCACTCCCTCAACATAAGAGTCCATGCTCTCCCCTTTCCACAACTCTATTACCGGTTTGTACCTTATCTCAACCGGAAAGAGGCGTCCGGGAACGGTGATAACCGGTGCATTATGAAAGGCACGGGAAAAAAGTCTGGTGTCGATAGTTGCCGAGGAGATAACAAGGTGCAGGTCGGGTCTCTGCGACAGGATTCTTCTCATGAAGCCAAGAAGGAAATCCACATTGATGCTCCTCTCATGGGCTTCGTCTATTATCAGTGTGTCGTACCGACTGAGAAGCGGGTCACCGGCAATCTCGGCAAGAAGAATGCCATCAGTCATGAATTTTATTTTTGCATCAGAAGAGAGATCTTCCCGGAACCTGATTTTATAGCCAACCTGTCCGGGATCAGAAAAAAGAGTGCTGACATACCTGGCCAGAGAGATTGCTGCAATTCTTCTGGGCTGGGTGCAGCCGATCCGTCCCATCCCTCCCCTTCCCGCTTCCAGGCAAAAAAGCGGCAGTTGTGTAGTTTTTCCTGATCCGGTCTCCCCGGCAACAACAGTTACCTGGTTTGAGCGAATAGACTCGACTATCGCTTCTTTCAACTGATAAATCGGCAGATGTTCCTGGCAGTGAAAACTCATCCTGATATTACGCCCGAAAAGAGGTGAAATTAATATAGATGATGTATGCTGCAGGATAAGCCGGCAGAGATTAACAGTTCTAAGATTCCTGGCTGGGTATGAAAATTTGAAAGGAAAATGAAGGAGGGAAAAAGCGGGAGACGAGGATCGAACTCGCAACCTTAACCTTGGGAAGGTTACACTCTACCATTGAGTTACTCCCGCAACAGTTGAGAAGATAAATCCTAAAAGGCTGAATTGTCAATAGCCTCTCTTGTAATCAGACACGAGGGAGAACTATTTTAGTAATTTTACCGGGGATCACCAGCAGAATCTGGGATATCTTCGTGACAGGAAATATTTTTGACTTAAATACCTCTGGAGTTAAAATGGCTGAACGAATTACGATGATAAACGGGAAGTTGAATATTCCTGACAACCCCATAATTCCCTTCATTGAGGGGGATGGTACCGGCCCGGATATCTGGCGTGCATCAAAGTACGTTCTTGAGCAGGCGGTGAATAAAGCCTACAACGGGAAAAGAAGTATTGTCTGGAAAGAGGTTCTTGCTGGAGAAAAAGCTTTTAATACAACAGGAAACTGGCTTCCGCAGGAAACAATAGACACTTTCAGGGAATATCTTCTGGGAATCAAGGGTCCGCTTACTACTCCGGTGGGCGGAGGAATCCGTTCCCTGAATGTTGCTTTGCGGCAGATTCTTGATCTCTATGTCTGTTTGAGGCCTGTGAGGTACTTTAAGGGAGTCCCATCACCGGTAAAAAATCCTGAAAAAGTAGATATGGTGATATTCAGGGAAAACACCGAAGATGTCTACTCAGGGAAGGAACTGGAGAGCGGATCAGAGAAAGTGGCCAAACTACTGGCATTTCTGAAAAATGAATATGGCTGGGAGATTCGTCAGGACTCAGCTATCGGGATCAAACCGATTTCTAAAGGCGGTTCGGAGCGGCTTATAAGAGCAGCCATAGAGTACGCAATCGAGAATAATCGAAAGAGTATTACACTGGTCCATAAGGGGAATATTCAGAAATTTACTGAGGGTGCATTCAGGGCCTGGGGATACGAACTGGCAAAAAGGGAGTTCAGTGGTAAAGTAGTATCCTGGGAAGAGTGCGGAGGAAAACCGGCAGAAGGACAGATACTTCTGAAGGATGCAATAGCGGATATTTTCTTTCAGCAGGCTCTTACACGTGCTGATGAGTTTGATGTTGTAGCAACAATGAACCTCAATGGTGATTATATTTCAGATGCTCTGGCCGCTCAGGTTGGAGGGATAGGAATTGCTCCAGGAGCGAATATAAATTATCAGACCGGACATGCAATTTTTGAGGCAACACATGGAACTGCCCCGAAATACGCCAATCAGGATAAAGTAAACCCCTCATCTGTAATCCTTTCCGGTGAAATGATGCTCAGATATATGAAATGGACTGAAGCGGCGGACCTGGTGATTAAAGGGATCGAACGGGCTATAGAATCCGGAACAGTCACCTACGATTTTGCCCGCCTTATGGAAAAAGCGGAAACAGTCTCCTGCTCAAGGTTCGGACAGAGAATAGTAGAATGCATGTAACCGGCGGAAGAGTTAATACAATAACCAGGGAAGAGCTTTTATGGTATTAGCTATTATCGGACTGATACTGTTTCTGGTATTGATAATTCTGGCAATCAGAGTCGGCTTGAACAAGAGTGAGAGTGAGCAGGAGGAGATCCAGAATCCAATCATACATGCCAGCGGTATCTACTCAATAGTAAGAAGGAGTCCCAGGGATGGATTGTTGAATATCAGGCCAGGAATTGAGGAACTCCGAAAATATCTGAGCTCTTTAAACGAAGATATAGGTAAGTTCCTGCTTTCTGAAAAAGATAAGGAACTCATCCTCAGCCAGTGGGAACAAACGATGGCCAATAGTCTCGAGGTTATTGAGCAGGGCGATAATGAGGGAGTGGAGTTTTATTACTATGACTTTTTTCCTGAGGATTGTCCTGAGTGCAAAAAATTCTTGAACAAGGGG
The sequence above is drawn from the Fibrobacter sp. genome and encodes:
- a CDS encoding aminotransferase class I/II-fold pyridoxal phosphate-dependent enzyme, which produces MAFDPQAQELNESIRSANPHVFNLLSERGKAIYFPKQGILSQTAEARGKKINATIGTALEDNGFPMILESLDSLLNLKHKEGFSYAPSFGRPEIRKIWKDLMYRKNPSLKGKEFSLPIVTCALTHGLSMAGYLFVNENERVICPDLFWENYQLIFNNAYHGKIDSYPTFVDNCRFNIEGLRSKIQESGIGKKIVILNFPNNPTGYTVTVQEAEEIRKILVEEADRGSEIVVFIDDAYFGLVFEQGILEESMFSLLADAHERILAVKFDGPTKEDYVWGFRVGFVTFATKLNSDALYSALEEKTAGAIRGNISNASNIAQTLLLAAYSNAAYNDEKAKKYSILKRRYEKIRQLLSLHPEYYDYFSPLPFNSGYFMCVKVKCGDAERVRRVLLDKYDTGIVAQKDLIRIAFSSTPLNSIEMLLENIYQAAKECTH
- a CDS encoding HAD family hydrolase; amino-acid sequence: MSDEGRIAGVIFDLDGTLYRMTWVMRPLLTMKILPHILRLPRFLKIRQRFAGKEMGSRDELLDAISEILARSEKIPASQAKNWILESFYPAFISVMSVFRGSRSVATILESLKNAGIKLAVLSDYAQVEERMNGLGIAHSYFDLVTSSETAGALKPSPRPFLDIASKWGISPDKILVVGDRNDTDGEAARAAGMKFLKVNNRPASEGKTWNEAVEELKLLC
- the hrpA gene encoding ATP-dependent RNA helicase HrpA codes for the protein MSFHCQEHLPIYQLKEAIVESIRSNQVTVVAGETGSGKTTQLPLFCLEAGRGGMGRIGCTQPRRIAAISLARYVSTLFSDPGQVGYKIRFREDLSSDAKIKFMTDGILLAEIAGDPLLSRYDTLIIDEAHERSINVDFLLGFMRRILSQRPDLHLVISSATIDTRLFSRAFHNAPVITVPGRLFPVEIRYKPVIELWKGESMDSYVEGVVSSVQEIIGSGEKGDILAFLPTIDDVTETVNRIRQVTGENCDVLPLHSRISPELQQKIFKSSKNRKIIAATNIAETSITVPGIRFVIDTGLARLLRYEPMAGFSRMPVERVSRASADQRAGRCGRVQDGICIRLYSEQDYLSRSAFTTPELRRANLSGVILKMLALRFYDVSRFPFLQHPPMKAIHDGYQQLRDLGAIDKKNRLTSLGKKMALLPVDPRLSRILLYATKHGAAKEILIIASALSVEDPLCGVNGQARIFRNPESDFLSYLNLWSALQRRIRGKKLSASLLKKFCSDYNLMPLRIREWYDAHRQLERLCRSIHGFLNQPDRKASSEAIHKSLLAGLKDGIAFRVDKGLYHGISGEIRVFPSSALFRKNHQWVLFAEIVETSRVYGRIAAVIRPGWIEEIFRDQCSYSNHDPWFDPESGTVKAYQEVTYKGLSLVHNRIVDLSSVDKKLAVEIFIKESLVKEKAGLKYRFLQRNHDLLREINTAERKLRKRLIHDESDRESFYEERLPDVSTLQELNREIRRHGSDSFLIFKPADLSLEELPDLSENYPDQLILCGEIVPVTYSYCPGEENDGASVVISEEIYKSVPLYYWEWLLPSFLEKRVEIILDLIRDKLESRSVLRHDAKRELMEKLSVADGSFLNAVCMYVRELFSIQISPEQVLKRIPENLWLSVTVKGSNSIIKSRFRLPLSKPSIEHPGCRKRSRIWGPLCSELEKDFSEVWNQPFLLKPVPVKPSGNLIPVRMIPALCREDHSISVKAFFSPYFARSAHSEAIAHLLETKLVEKLAWELESFRLSLQLVYAYKDLCSREELHDTACRIFTGKILSLPDPLPDSKSTFQILYQDAENRIPGTGQKTIELLDRIISELNACSALLARRERKYGKILSGEEFKEAVNNYIGILFNDAVPAGFIERLPVYISGLGNRINTAFFEPARYRDISQKIRFFSLKIEKLIANPNLTSYERLSAWELRILLEELILFYFSGSSPKNRICEKEQILHEKMGQWSYAAFNS
- the icd gene encoding NADP-dependent isocitrate dehydrogenase; amino-acid sequence: MAERITMINGKLNIPDNPIIPFIEGDGTGPDIWRASKYVLEQAVNKAYNGKRSIVWKEVLAGEKAFNTTGNWLPQETIDTFREYLLGIKGPLTTPVGGGIRSLNVALRQILDLYVCLRPVRYFKGVPSPVKNPEKVDMVIFRENTEDVYSGKELESGSEKVAKLLAFLKNEYGWEIRQDSAIGIKPISKGGSERLIRAAIEYAIENNRKSITLVHKGNIQKFTEGAFRAWGYELAKREFSGKVVSWEECGGKPAEGQILLKDAIADIFFQQALTRADEFDVVATMNLNGDYISDALAAQVGGIGIAPGANINYQTGHAIFEATHGTAPKYANQDKVNPSSVILSGEMMLRYMKWTEAADLVIKGIERAIESGTVTYDFARLMEKAETVSCSRFGQRIVECM